From Calothrix sp. PCC 6303, a single genomic window includes:
- a CDS encoding ATP-grasp domain-containing protein yields MTQSMSFDSTVPKPQTGSGERISGLFKTLGTLVLLFLALPVNTSIVLISLLWGILNKPVGKQLQTTAPQNILISGGKMTKALQLARSLHAAGHRVVLVESHKYWLTGHQFSNCVDKFYTVTAPEKHPQVYTQQLLDIVKKELIDVYVPVCSPVASYYDSLVKPALSQYCEVFHCDAEVTQMLDDKHAFSEKARSFGLSVPKSFKITNPEEVINFDFSQEKRKYILKSIPYDSVRRLDLTKLPCETPEETAAFVRSLPISPEKPWIMQEFIPGKEFCTHSTVRNGELRLHCCCESSAFQVNYENVDNPQILQWVKHFIKEMGITGQVSFDFIQTVDGTVYAIECNPRTHSAITMFYNHPGVADAYLCKDVICHVSTFEPLQPLVSSKPTYWLYHEFWRLTEIRSLSQFGSCLRNLLRGKDAIFQLNDPLPFLMVPHWQITLLLLQNLRHLRGWVKIDFNIGKLVEFGGD; encoded by the coding sequence ATGACACAATCTATGTCTTTTGATTCTACCGTACCAAAACCACAAACTGGCTCTGGGGAAAGGATATCTGGATTATTTAAAACCTTGGGTACTTTGGTTTTGTTGTTTTTAGCATTACCAGTAAATACCTCAATTGTTTTGATATCTTTGCTTTGGGGGATTTTAAATAAACCTGTTGGGAAGCAACTTCAAACCACCGCACCGCAGAATATCTTAATTAGCGGTGGTAAAATGACTAAGGCTCTACAACTTGCGCGATCGCTTCACGCAGCAGGACACCGAGTTGTGTTGGTGGAAAGTCATAAATATTGGTTAACTGGGCATCAATTCTCTAATTGTGTGGATAAATTTTATACTGTTACTGCACCGGAGAAACACCCGCAAGTCTATACACAGCAGCTATTGGATATTGTTAAAAAAGAACTAATTGATGTCTATGTACCCGTATGTAGTCCGGTTGCTAGTTACTATGATTCCTTGGTAAAACCTGCGCTTTCTCAGTATTGTGAAGTGTTCCACTGCGATGCTGAAGTAACGCAGATGTTGGATGATAAACATGCATTTTCGGAAAAAGCGAGAAGTTTTGGTTTATCTGTTCCTAAGTCGTTTAAGATTACCAATCCTGAAGAAGTGATTAATTTTGACTTTTCCCAAGAAAAGCGTAAATATATCCTCAAAAGTATTCCCTACGATTCAGTTAGACGTTTGGATTTGACTAAACTTCCCTGCGAGACTCCAGAGGAAACAGCAGCATTTGTGAGAAGTTTACCAATAAGTCCCGAAAAACCTTGGATTATGCAAGAGTTTATCCCAGGTAAGGAGTTTTGTACCCACAGCACTGTCAGGAATGGGGAATTAAGATTACATTGCTGTTGTGAATCTTCGGCTTTTCAGGTGAATTATGAAAATGTCGATAATCCGCAGATTTTGCAGTGGGTAAAGCACTTTATCAAAGAAATGGGGATTACTGGACAGGTTTCTTTTGATTTTATTCAAACTGTAGATGGAACAGTTTATGCAATTGAATGTAATCCCCGTACCCATTCAGCTATCACGATGTTTTACAATCATCCTGGTGTTGCTGATGCTTATTTGTGTAAAGACGTGATATGTCACGTCTCTACATTTGAACCTTTGCAACCTCTTGTTAGTAGTAAACCAACTTATTGGCTATATCATGAATTTTGGCGATTGACGGAAATCCGTTCTTTGTCGCAGTTTGGAAGTTGCTTACGGAATTTGTTACGTGGTAAAGATGCAATTTTTCAGTTGAATGATCCTTTACCTTTTTTGATGGTTCCACATTGGCAAATTACTTTGTTATTGTTGCAGAATTTGCGACATTTACGAGGTTGGGTGAAGATTGATTTTAATATTGGGAAGTTGGTGGAGTTTGGGGGAGATTAA
- a CDS encoding D-alanine--D-alanine ligase: protein MSVLRVLHLVGSAVDEFYCDLSRLYAQDCLDSTANTELYEFHIAYISPGGTWRFPRDLSSDAIASAEKVSLSGAIQILISLKIDVMLPQMFCVPGMTFYRGLFDLLKIPYIGNTPDVMALAANKAKTKAVVAFSGVSVPQGELLHRGDSPHVTTPAVVKPVDGDNSLGVVLVKNPSDYESALKTAFTHSSEVLVETFIELGREVRCGVIVQDNQLVCLPLEEYQMDKEQQPIRSYDDKLKRNEKGDLSAVAKGNTKSWIVDPSDPITQRVWDVAKKCHIALGCQHYSLFDFRIDPTGKPWFLEAGLYCSFAQISVIPTMAKTSGISLEKLFHIMLNNLLVYSISN from the coding sequence ATGTCGGTATTGCGTGTTTTACATTTGGTGGGTTCTGCTGTTGATGAGTTTTACTGCGATTTGTCTAGGCTTTATGCTCAAGATTGTCTTGATTCTACTGCGAATACAGAACTTTACGAGTTTCACATCGCCTACATTTCACCTGGTGGTACATGGCGCTTTCCTAGGGATCTTAGCTCAGATGCGATCGCATCCGCCGAGAAAGTATCGTTATCTGGTGCAATTCAGATTTTAATTTCACTCAAAATTGATGTGATGTTACCACAGATGTTTTGTGTCCCTGGGATGACATTCTATCGGGGTTTGTTTGATTTGCTGAAAATTCCCTACATCGGAAATACTCCTGATGTGATGGCATTAGCTGCTAATAAGGCTAAAACAAAAGCGGTTGTGGCATTTTCTGGTGTTAGTGTACCCCAGGGGGAACTACTTCATCGCGGAGATTCTCCCCATGTTACTACCCCAGCAGTGGTTAAACCTGTGGATGGGGATAATTCTTTGGGGGTAGTTTTGGTGAAAAATCCATCTGATTATGAAAGTGCTTTGAAAACAGCATTTACCCATAGTTCAGAAGTTTTGGTAGAGACATTTATCGAACTTGGTAGGGAAGTTAGATGTGGTGTCATAGTTCAAGATAATCAACTGGTGTGCTTACCACTGGAAGAATACCAGATGGACAAAGAACAGCAACCCATTCGCAGTTATGATGATAAGCTAAAACGAAATGAAAAAGGTGATTTGAGTGCAGTTGCTAAAGGTAATACCAAATCATGGATAGTCGATCCTAGTGATCCGATTACTCAGAGGGTTTGGGATGTTGCGAAGAAATGCCATATAGCTTTAGGTTGTCAGCATTATAGTCTATTTGACTTCCGTATTGACCCCACTGGGAAACCTTGGTTTTTAGAAGCAGGGTTATATTGTTCTTTTGCCCAGATAAGTGTTATCCCCACAATGGCAAAAACATCCGGAATTTCTCTGGAAAAGCTGTTTCACATCATGTTAAATAACTTACTAGTTTATTCTATTTCTAATTAA
- the tsaB gene encoding tRNA (adenosine(37)-N6)-threonylcarbamoyltransferase complex dimerization subunit type 1 TsaB produces MTNQLKYLPINKYGLALHTTTPELGLAISNFQEPMVSHVWNLERELSSQMHGYLSEFIKPRTWNDLAFIAVAKGPGGFTGSRIGVVTARTLGQQLDIPVFTVSTLAAVAFHEGKKQHQKNIAVEMPAQRGKLFGGIYQVTPDAGGVKELLADTLLTPETWKEQLTSWDSSYHLVEAKSNLAATVVDILELAYLEWQQGILPTWEQALPFYGQNPVD; encoded by the coding sequence TTGACAAATCAACTTAAATACCTGCCAATAAATAAATACGGCTTGGCATTACATACAACAACACCTGAATTAGGTTTAGCAATTAGTAACTTTCAAGAGCCGATGGTATCCCATGTCTGGAATTTGGAACGTGAGTTATCTAGCCAGATGCACGGCTACCTATCAGAGTTTATCAAGCCGCGAACCTGGAATGATTTGGCTTTTATTGCTGTAGCTAAAGGTCCAGGGGGTTTTACTGGTAGTAGAATTGGTGTGGTTACGGCTAGAACTCTAGGACAACAGTTAGATATCCCCGTATTTACAGTTTCTACTTTAGCCGCAGTTGCTTTTCACGAAGGAAAAAAACAACACCAAAAAAATATAGCTGTGGAAATGCCTGCACAACGAGGTAAATTATTCGGAGGAATCTATCAAGTTACACCCGATGCTGGGGGAGTGAAGGAGTTATTAGCAGATACTTTGTTGACACCGGAAACCTGGAAGGAACAGTTAACTAGTTGGGATAGTAGTTATCATCTGGTGGAAGCAAAATCAAATTTAGCTGCAACGGTTGTAGATATCTTAGAACTAGCTTATTTGGAATGGCAACAAGGTATCTTACCAACTTGGGAACAAGCATTACCTTTTTATGGGCAAAATCCCGTGGACTGA
- a CDS encoding O-methyltransferase has translation MNSIVEMSTARPVTPHGILVEELRKTLEMAEAASISGEVLTNLKLTYQLAVGLEPYISECTTKESPALTALAKKTSTEDWRKRFGDGETVRQLEQEMLSGHLEGQTLKMFVRMTKAKRVLEVGMFTGYSALAMAEALPDDGKLVACEVDAYVANFAQNCFADSPHGKKITVEVAPALETLHKLAATGESFDLIFIDADKKEYVEYFQRILDGGLLASNGLICVDNTLLQGQPYLPPEKQTLNGEAIALFNSTVAEDSRVEQVLLPVRDGLTLIQRLN, from the coding sequence GTGAATAGTATTGTAGAAATGAGTACCGCTAGACCCGTAACACCTCACGGTATTTTAGTAGAAGAATTGCGAAAAACCTTAGAAATGGCAGAGGCTGCAAGTATTTCTGGAGAGGTTTTAACAAATTTAAAATTGACGTATCAATTAGCTGTAGGTTTAGAGCCATATATAAGTGAATGTACGACCAAGGAATCACCTGCGCTGACAGCATTGGCAAAGAAGACTAGCACAGAAGATTGGCGAAAACGCTTTGGTGATGGGGAAACTGTGCGTCAGTTAGAACAGGAGATGCTTTCGGGACATCTGGAAGGACAGACATTAAAAATGTTCGTGCGGATGACTAAGGCAAAGCGGGTTTTGGAAGTGGGAATGTTTACCGGGTATTCAGCCCTAGCAATGGCGGAAGCATTACCCGATGATGGTAAGCTGGTGGCTTGTGAGGTTGATGCTTACGTTGCTAACTTTGCTCAAAACTGCTTTGCGGATTCCCCCCACGGCAAGAAAATTACTGTGGAAGTCGCACCAGCTTTGGAAACCCTCCATAAATTAGCTGCTACTGGTGAATCTTTTGATTTGATATTTATTGATGCTGATAAAAAGGAGTATGTAGAATACTTCCAAAGAATTTTGGATGGTGGTTTGTTGGCATCCAATGGTTTAATCTGCGTTGATAATACCTTATTGCAAGGGCAACCTTACTTACCACCAGAAAAACAGACTTTGAACGGAGAAGCGATCGCGCTATTCAATTCTACCGTTGCTGAGGACTCCCGTGTGGAACAAGTTTTATTACCTGTGCGGGATGGTTTAACTTTGATTCAAAGGTTGAATTAA
- a CDS encoding Rpn family recombination-promoting nuclease/putative transposase — protein MRTDKIFYSLFQTFPSIFFAIIGNQNIDANSYQFVSVELKETAFRIDGVFIPTLETSEQPVYFAEVQFQTDKTFYRRLFAEIFLYLQQNESVKFWRAVVIYPTRSIETDDTQPYRLYLDSPQVQRIYLDELGTVAENSLQLAVVQLIIEGEQTAIEKGRELIFQGDILHTLPFR, from the coding sequence GTGCGAACAGACAAGATTTTCTACAGTTTATTTCAGACTTTCCCTAGTATATTTTTTGCCATCATTGGCAACCAAAATATAGACGCAAACTCCTATCAATTCGTCTCCGTAGAACTTAAAGAAACAGCCTTCCGCATTGATGGGGTATTTATCCCCACACTTGAAACCAGTGAACAACCAGTTTACTTTGCTGAAGTTCAGTTTCAAACCGATAAAACTTTTTATCGACGTTTATTTGCCGAAATATTTCTTTACCTACAACAAAACGAATCGGTTAAGTTTTGGCGTGCTGTTGTAATATACCCAACTCGCAGCATCGAAACTGATGATACACAACCATATAGATTGTATCTCGATAGTCCCCAAGTCCAAAGAATTTATTTGGATGAATTGGGAACAGTTGCCGAAAACTCTCTGCAATTAGCCGTTGTACAATTAATTATCGAGGGTGAACAGACGGCAATTGAGAAGGGAAGAGAATTAATTTTTCAGGGTGACATACTCCACACACTCCCTTTCAGGTGA
- a CDS encoding sedoheptulose 7-phosphate cyclase has protein sequence MGIPQATFAATETVFHVTGYEKIEFSLVYVNGAFDIRNTEIADSYHKFGRCLLVVDANVNRLYGEQIKSYFQFYDISLTVFPVTITETAKTLQTFEEIVDAFADFGLIRKEPVLVVGGGLVTDVVGFACASYRRSTNYIRIPTTLIGLIDAGVAIKVAVNHRKLKNRLGAYHAPQKVILDFSFLETLPVAQIRNGMAELVKIAVVANSEVFELLYEYGHELLHTHFGYVNGSEKLQEVAHRLNYAAIKTMLELETPNLRELDLDRVIAYGHTWSPTLELAPQVPLYHGHAVNVDMALSATIAQRRGYIDVESRDRILNLMSKIGLTLDHPLLDGDLLWYATQSITQTRDGKLRAAMPNPIGECFFVNDLTRQELDEALVEHRVLCAELPRNGAGIDAYIGTEESELIEA, from the coding sequence ATGGGTATCCCTCAAGCAACTTTTGCTGCAACAGAAACAGTGTTTCATGTCACAGGATATGAAAAGATTGAGTTTAGTTTAGTTTATGTGAATGGTGCGTTTGATATTAGAAACACCGAGATTGCTGATAGCTATCATAAATTCGGACGTTGTTTATTGGTAGTAGATGCAAATGTTAACCGTTTATATGGAGAGCAAATTAAATCTTATTTCCAATTTTATGATATTAGTTTGACAGTTTTTCCTGTCACGATCACTGAAACAGCTAAGACACTGCAAACTTTTGAGGAGATTGTAGATGCATTCGCAGACTTTGGTTTAATCCGCAAAGAGCCAGTTTTAGTAGTAGGTGGTGGCTTAGTTACAGATGTAGTTGGTTTTGCCTGTGCATCCTATCGTCGCAGTACCAATTATATTCGGATTCCTACAACATTAATTGGTCTAATTGATGCGGGTGTTGCCATCAAAGTAGCAGTCAATCATCGGAAACTAAAAAACCGTTTAGGTGCTTATCATGCACCTCAAAAGGTAATTCTAGATTTTTCCTTTTTGGAAACTTTGCCAGTTGCTCAGATTCGTAACGGGATGGCAGAATTAGTCAAAATTGCTGTAGTGGCAAACTCAGAGGTTTTTGAACTGTTGTATGAGTATGGACATGAGTTACTGCATACACACTTTGGTTATGTAAATGGTTCTGAGAAACTGCAAGAAGTTGCACATCGGTTGAATTATGCAGCTATCAAAACCATGTTGGAGTTGGAAACACCAAATCTGCGGGAACTTGACTTAGATCGAGTAATTGCCTATGGTCATACTTGGAGTCCTACATTGGAACTAGCACCACAAGTTCCCTTGTATCATGGTCATGCAGTGAATGTGGATATGGCATTGTCTGCAACTATTGCCCAAAGACGTGGTTATATTGATGTAGAATCACGCGATCGCATTCTCAATCTAATGAGTAAAATTGGTTTAACTTTGGATCATCCTTTACTGGATGGTGATTTGTTGTGGTACGCGACTCAATCCATTACCCAAACCAGAGATGGGAAATTACGCGCTGCAATGCCAAATCCCATTGGTGAGTGCTTTTTCGTGAATGATTTGACTCGTCAAGAGTTGGATGAAGCTTTGGTGGAACATAGAGTTCTTTGTGCTGAACTTCCCCGTAATGGTGCAGGAATTGATGCTTATATCGGGACTGAAGAATCGGAATTGATTGAAGCATAA
- a CDS encoding aldo/keto reductase translates to MEKRRLGISDIYITPILMGTWQAGKRLWVGIEDADSIKAIRAAYEAGITTIDTAEVYGNGHSEQIVAEALSDVRSHVEYATKVFANHLKYDQVMTACENSLKNLKTDYIDLYQIHWPSGSFNSEHVPIEETMRALSDLKQQGKIRAIGVSNFSCQQLEEAAKYERIDSLQPPYSLFWRYVEKDAVPYCVANQISIIAYSPLAQGLLTGKFAPGHKFDADDNRIDNKLFQGENFERAHQALEKLQPIAQQHNCTLAQLAIAWLIAQPQSHAIVGARYAEQVTANAAAATVKLSDAELLQIDTIGRIVTDHLDENPVMWDWKSDWSKKTV, encoded by the coding sequence ATGGAAAAGCGACGTTTAGGGATATCCGATATCTACATTACCCCAATTTTGATGGGGACTTGGCAAGCTGGTAAAAGATTATGGGTGGGTATCGAAGATGCTGACTCAATTAAAGCAATTAGGGCTGCTTACGAAGCAGGAATTACCACCATTGACACTGCCGAAGTTTATGGGAATGGACATTCTGAACAAATTGTAGCCGAAGCTTTATCCGATGTGCGATCGCATGTTGAGTACGCGACTAAAGTTTTCGCTAATCATCTCAAATATGACCAAGTAATGACAGCTTGTGAGAATTCTCTCAAAAATCTCAAAACTGACTACATAGATTTATATCAGATTCATTGGCCCTCTGGCTCATTTAATAGCGAACATGTCCCCATCGAAGAAACCATGAGAGCATTAAGTGACCTCAAACAACAGGGTAAAATCAGAGCAATTGGTGTATCCAATTTTTCTTGTCAGCAACTGGAAGAAGCTGCAAAATATGAGCGCATCGACAGTTTACAACCACCATATTCCCTATTTTGGCGCTACGTAGAAAAGGATGCAGTCCCCTACTGTGTAGCCAACCAAATCTCCATCATTGCCTATTCTCCCCTAGCTCAGGGACTTCTAACCGGGAAATTTGCACCTGGACACAAATTTGATGCCGACGATAACCGAATTGATAATAAGCTATTTCAAGGTGAAAATTTTGAACGCGCTCACCAAGCACTAGAGAAACTACAACCAATAGCACAACAGCATAACTGTACTTTAGCCCAACTAGCGATCGCGTGGTTAATCGCCCAACCCCAAAGCCATGCTATTGTTGGAGCCCGCTATGCTGAACAAGTCACCGCTAATGCCGCAGCTGCAACCGTCAAACTTTCCGACGCAGAACTCCTGCAAATAGACACAATTGGACGTATTGTCACCGATCATCTTGACGAAAACCCAGTCATGTGGGATTGGAAGTCTGATTGGAGCAAAAAAACAGTTTGA
- a CDS encoding RNA-guided endonuclease InsQ/TnpB family protein — protein sequence MRISYQYKIKPTKEQVEKIDKTLEMLRYQYNYLLAQRFDWYEQNRCSIDRCPLVCHLPDLKDKPNYYSQKASLTQLKLDRPWYKEIHSQVLQEVPKKVEITFDRWLKGDSNGKKSGRPRFKGVNQYKTFTFPQFKHHNFSSNIITLSKIGNVKVIVHRQIPDGFDIKTVSVTKKADGYYVTLSLDDKTVPTVKHDFNSDNIVGIDVGLIDFFVTSDNERISAPKFLRKAERKLKSAQRKVSRRKKGSNRRKKAIKKLGKQHKKVADTRKDFHFKTAKSLLDKYDAIAVEKLNIKGLAKTRLAKSINDAGWGQFISILSNKAENAGLKVISINPNGTSQQCSMCGHKVKKSLSQRIHNCPVCHTSICRDLNAAINIKNRGTHDLKAQLMSS from the coding sequence ATGCGAATCTCGTACCAATACAAAATTAAACCAACGAAAGAACAAGTTGAAAAAATTGATAAAACACTAGAAATGTTGCGTTATCAATATAACTATTTACTTGCTCAACGATTTGATTGGTACGAGCAAAACCGATGTTCAATAGATAGATGTCCGTTGGTATGTCATTTACCAGATTTGAAAGATAAGCCAAACTATTACTCTCAAAAAGCCTCTCTAACTCAACTTAAACTAGATAGACCTTGGTATAAAGAGATTCACTCTCAAGTATTACAAGAAGTGCCTAAGAAAGTTGAAATAACGTTTGATAGATGGTTAAAAGGGGATAGTAATGGTAAGAAATCTGGCAGACCAAGATTTAAAGGAGTTAATCAGTACAAAACATTCACGTTTCCTCAGTTTAAACATCATAATTTTTCCAGTAATATCATTACACTATCGAAAATAGGAAATGTAAAAGTAATTGTTCATCGTCAAATACCAGATGGTTTTGATATTAAAACGGTTTCTGTAACTAAAAAAGCTGACGGGTATTATGTTACATTGAGTCTTGATGATAAAACAGTTCCAACAGTCAAACATGATTTTAATTCTGACAATATCGTTGGTATTGATGTTGGATTGATTGATTTCTTCGTTACTTCAGATAACGAAAGAATCTCAGCACCAAAATTTTTACGTAAAGCTGAACGTAAATTAAAATCAGCACAGCGCAAAGTATCTAGAAGAAAGAAAGGATCTAATCGTCGTAAAAAAGCGATTAAAAAACTAGGTAAGCAACATAAAAAAGTTGCCGATACTAGAAAAGATTTTCACTTCAAAACAGCTAAGTCACTTCTAGATAAATATGATGCAATAGCTGTTGAAAAGTTGAATATCAAAGGACTCGCTAAAACAAGATTGGCTAAGAGTATAAATGATGCGGGATGGGGTCAATTTATATCGATACTTTCAAACAAAGCCGAAAATGCTGGTTTAAAAGTAATATCTATAAATCCAAACGGTACTAGCCAACAATGTTCAATGTGTGGACACAAAGTTAAAAAAAGTTTATCTCAACGAATACATAATTGCCCTGTATGTCATACAAGTATTTGTAGAGATTTAAACGCTGCTATAAACATCAAGAATCGTGGGACACACGATCTTAAAGCTCAGTTAATGTCTTCATAG